The following coding sequences are from one Candidatus Obscuribacterales bacterium window:
- a CDS encoding DUF4168 domain-containing protein, whose amino-acid sequence MMRDFQRLIVQFRHVSLALAVASIAVLSDAIPSVHIESSSIQWGHTAQAQTLSDQELRNYASAVLVIEPLRQTAFNEIRTLSGNNAASSIACHRPESITRLNSNVRSIARNYCDRAIRIVEQNDLTIERFNAITQMLGQASRSSDLHQRLQEELIRLQRN is encoded by the coding sequence ATGATGCGAGACTTCCAACGCTTAATAGTCCAGTTTCGTCATGTCAGCCTCGCTCTTGCAGTGGCATCCATCGCTGTTTTGAGTGATGCGATCCCCTCCGTTCATATCGAGTCCTCATCCATCCAGTGGGGACATACTGCCCAAGCCCAAACGCTCTCCGACCAAGAACTCCGTAACTATGCCAGCGCTGTTTTAGTGATTGAACCTTTGCGGCAAACAGCCTTTAATGAAATTCGCACCCTATCGGGCAATAATGCGGCCTCATCGATTGCCTGCCACCGTCCAGAAAGCATTACCCGACTCAATTCCAACGTTCGCAGCATCGCCCGCAACTATTGCGATCGCGCCATCCGTATTGTGGAGCAAAATGATCTAACCATTGAGCGGTTCAATGCCATTACTCAAATGCTCGGGCAAGCCAGCCGCAGTTCTGATCTGCATCAACGATTGCAGGAAGAACTCATCCGCCTCCAGCGAAATTAG